One genomic segment of Streptomyces sp. TLI_146 includes these proteins:
- a CDS encoding aldehyde dehydrogenase family protein, whose protein sequence is MDRVFAAAELLAHRGIEPGSRVMMSGANSREWVVDLLALIHLDASVVLADHRATPSQRSQIRAQARVVLEIRDSTGNTVTPRPHLNTSAVPDVATWAQRLDAAISWSSGTTGNPKGIVRSGRSILDNLALSAERMGYRPDDVFLPVLPFSHQYGLSLVLCWWLSGGTLMVYGPTTRLDRALEVGVAHGLSVVDGAPSSYYSLLNLLERRPALVNALTTVRAWCVGGAPLGRNLAARFHARTGRHLLDGYGATEVGNIALAAPSDPVGCGTPLPGVVVEVHDEHGRLLPAGRLGEIVVRSDGLMTGYLGDDGEIVPVPGPVHRTGDIGLLDDAGRVFPIGRKHAVHRDGHTLYPDHLAERAESAGAQTEVVAVPDERLGSRLVFVIADPDGHEPAHWQRMLRPVLARYEQPDHIVVLPALPLTSTGKPDLAVLEKIAMTSLPALHHTTTDATASGPAVGPTGYRIPFTDRVDALRAVRRYVADNEDAVMSILTEISPHRTARAEIRSFLATLDGAEEEICRVRPSRVPCAAVFMPSNIPFYSYALYLLVASLYSDRITFRPSSEIRSQMQRLHALLAPVHGLPIELFELSQRKFVTGPAREADLIVFTGSYSNAEIIREGLAEDQLFLFFGRGINPFVIAPDADLTRAVHDVTNIRLFNSGQDCFGPDVVFVPQGRTEEFVDLLSTELNSLRFGRNSDPAVDYGPIYYGSALVSCSDYLARHVSRIRHGGRIDLLSRRIEPTVLLWDFDDKMPLDEMFAPVFNIVAYPSARRLRERLSSPYFSERALGAMVYGNDPETVRVLAKRHQTCVNHTLLDADDGNRPFGGFGMRANYLAYGGERHAEPLLMSQAVAQNLPMTAPVTVDGK, encoded by the coding sequence GTGGACCGCGTATTTGCTGCAGCCGAACTTCTCGCCCATCGCGGCATCGAACCCGGTTCGCGGGTGATGATGAGCGGGGCCAATTCGCGGGAATGGGTTGTGGATTTACTCGCGCTTATTCATCTCGACGCTTCGGTGGTCCTGGCCGATCATCGCGCCACCCCGTCACAGCGATCGCAGATCCGCGCGCAGGCGCGCGTGGTGCTCGAAATCCGCGACAGCACCGGCAACACCGTGACACCGCGACCCCACTTAAACACGTCGGCCGTGCCCGATGTCGCAACCTGGGCACAGCGCCTGGACGCCGCCATCTCGTGGTCGTCGGGTACGACGGGAAACCCCAAGGGCATTGTCCGCTCCGGCCGCTCGATCCTGGACAACCTCGCACTGAGCGCGGAACGCATGGGGTACCGGCCCGACGACGTCTTCCTGCCCGTTCTGCCGTTCTCCCACCAGTATGGTCTGTCGCTGGTCCTCTGCTGGTGGTTGAGCGGCGGCACGTTGATGGTGTACGGGCCAACCACGCGCCTGGACCGCGCACTTGAGGTCGGCGTGGCCCACGGCCTCTCCGTCGTGGACGGGGCCCCATCGTCGTACTACAGCCTGCTCAACCTGCTCGAACGCCGCCCCGCTCTCGTGAACGCGCTGACGACGGTACGGGCCTGGTGCGTGGGCGGCGCGCCGCTGGGGCGCAACCTGGCGGCCCGGTTCCACGCCCGCACGGGACGGCATCTGCTGGACGGCTACGGGGCGACCGAGGTGGGAAACATCGCGCTGGCGGCCCCGTCCGATCCGGTCGGGTGCGGTACACCGCTGCCCGGTGTGGTCGTCGAAGTGCACGACGAGCACGGCAGGCTGCTTCCCGCCGGCCGGCTCGGCGAAATCGTGGTGCGCAGTGACGGCCTGATGACCGGCTATCTGGGCGATGACGGTGAGATCGTTCCGGTTCCGGGACCCGTGCACCGCACCGGCGACATCGGGCTCCTCGACGACGCCGGCCGTGTCTTCCCGATCGGACGCAAGCACGCCGTGCACCGCGACGGCCACACCCTCTACCCCGACCACCTCGCCGAGCGGGCCGAGTCGGCCGGCGCGCAGACGGAGGTCGTCGCTGTCCCCGACGAACGTCTGGGCTCTCGTCTGGTGTTCGTGATCGCGGACCCGGACGGTCACGAGCCCGCGCACTGGCAACGGATGCTGCGCCCGGTGCTCGCCCGCTACGAGCAGCCCGACCACATCGTCGTGCTCCCCGCGTTGCCCCTCACGAGCACGGGAAAGCCCGACCTGGCCGTTCTGGAGAAGATCGCGATGACCTCGCTGCCCGCTCTACATCACACGACCACCGACGCCACCGCGTCCGGCCCGGCCGTCGGCCCGACCGGCTACCGCATCCCCTTCACGGACCGTGTCGACGCGCTGCGCGCGGTGCGCCGGTACGTCGCCGACAACGAAGACGCGGTGATGAGCATCCTCACCGAGATCTCGCCCCACCGAACCGCCCGGGCGGAGATTCGCTCGTTCCTCGCCACCCTTGATGGAGCGGAGGAGGAGATCTGCCGGGTCCGGCCCAGCCGCGTGCCGTGTGCCGCGGTGTTCATGCCCTCCAACATCCCGTTCTATTCGTACGCGCTTTACCTGCTAGTGGCGTCCCTCTACAGCGACCGCATCACCTTTCGGCCGTCCTCTGAGATCAGGAGTCAGATGCAGCGCTTGCACGCCCTGCTGGCGCCGGTTCACGGCTTACCCATCGAGTTGTTCGAGCTCAGCCAGCGCAAGTTCGTGACGGGACCCGCACGTGAGGCGGACCTCATCGTCTTCACCGGCAGTTACTCCAATGCGGAGATCATCCGCGAAGGGCTGGCAGAAGACCAGCTCTTCCTCTTCTTCGGCCGTGGCATCAACCCTTTCGTGATTGCACCCGATGCCGATCTGACGCGCGCCGTGCATGACGTCACGAACATCCGGCTCTTCAACTCGGGCCAGGACTGTTTCGGCCCCGACGTCGTGTTCGTGCCCCAGGGTCGCACCGAGGAATTCGTCGACCTGTTGTCCACCGAACTCAACTCACTGCGTTTCGGCCGGAACAGCGACCCTGCTGTCGACTACGGTCCGATCTACTATGGCTCGGCGCTGGTGAGCTGCTCGGACTACCTGGCGCGCCATGTGAGTCGTATCCGGCACGGCGGGCGCATCGATCTGCTGTCCCGCAGGATCGAGCCGACCGTGCTGCTGTGGGACTTCGACGACAAGATGCCGCTGGACGAGATGTTCGCCCCGGTCTTCAACATCGTGGCCTACCCCAGTGCGAGGCGGTTGCGGGAACGGCTGTCGAGCCCGTACTTCAGCGAACGCGCTCTCGGGGCGATGGTCTACGGCAACGATCCGGAGACGGTGCGGGTGCTGGCCAAGCGTCATCAGACCTGTGTCAACCACACACTGCTCGACGCCGACGACGGCAACCGCCCGTTCGGCGGATTCGGGATGAGGGCGAACTACCTCGCCTACGGCGGCGAACGGCACGCCGAACCACTGCTCATGTCGCAGGCCGTGGCACAGAACCTGCCGATGACCGCCCCGGTCACGGTGGACGGGAAGTGA
- a CDS encoding thiamine pyrophosphate-binding protein has protein sequence MGKRYAGAWSAIVDLLVANGVDTCFGLPGDDLELLRALDRAGVALIPCRDQRNAMYMATGYALQSGRLAVCALGKGPAVTHAATGLLEARESGAPVLVLAAGVPERRRGSGGFQELDQVAVTTPLVRWAHRVGHPDRVVPSTVTALTRAFGPPPGPVYLEVPDDVRTAEIVFSGPQPTLPEPLVLEPGPVTPGPALAAIRASRRPVVLVGGGMRHRNDGGVVECFAERLGAALFTTASGRGAVDEYHRLFCGVAGLYATAPARELWSSCDLVVSLAGRLEETVVEGGTPWPSAKVVQVNVDPCGLSAEFSGPRVLGDARHAVLGWSQALDEDRTAEHTDAAEAWTIAIDVARKVMSLEVEAELARAATLPGIRVAELLAALDATAGEPRVLVQENGLQDMWSYCFPFHAGGGSIVPSEQTPLGFGAAAAIGVKRAAPDHEVTAFIGDGAFLAARADIAAAAPAHGGVLYVVLCNGGYGWLDAQRARLGLDGERHPFIRPGAPPPALDGPDHHYRVLRDKSVLTEEILAARRFCAQGGTAVLMVPVAPDDICPPLRDAEAVPQ, from the coding sequence GTGGGCAAGCGGTACGCCGGCGCGTGGTCCGCGATCGTCGACCTGCTGGTGGCGAACGGCGTCGACACCTGCTTCGGACTGCCCGGGGACGACCTGGAGTTGCTGCGCGCCCTCGACCGCGCCGGAGTGGCCCTCATACCGTGCCGTGACCAGCGCAACGCGATGTACATGGCGACCGGCTACGCGCTCCAGTCGGGCCGGCTCGCCGTCTGCGCCCTGGGCAAAGGACCGGCTGTCACGCACGCGGCCACCGGGCTTCTTGAGGCACGAGAGTCCGGTGCACCGGTCCTCGTGCTCGCCGCAGGCGTGCCCGAACGGCGCCGGGGCAGCGGCGGGTTTCAGGAACTCGACCAGGTCGCCGTGACAACGCCCCTCGTGCGATGGGCCCACCGGGTGGGACATCCGGACCGGGTCGTCCCCTCGACGGTGACGGCGCTGACCCGAGCATTCGGGCCGCCACCGGGACCCGTGTACCTGGAGGTGCCCGATGACGTCCGCACGGCGGAGATCGTTTTCTCCGGACCCCAGCCAACGCTGCCCGAACCACTGGTCCTTGAGCCCGGTCCCGTGACGCCGGGACCGGCGCTGGCGGCGATCCGCGCGAGTCGGCGTCCGGTGGTGCTGGTGGGCGGCGGAATGCGGCACCGCAACGACGGCGGTGTGGTCGAGTGCTTCGCTGAACGCCTCGGCGCGGCGCTCTTCACCACCGCGTCCGGCCGCGGTGCCGTCGACGAGTACCACCGGCTGTTCTGCGGTGTGGCTGGCCTCTACGCCACGGCCCCCGCCCGTGAGCTGTGGTCATCGTGTGACCTGGTGGTGTCGCTCGCCGGGCGGCTCGAGGAGACGGTCGTCGAAGGCGGAACGCCATGGCCTTCGGCCAAGGTGGTGCAGGTCAACGTCGATCCGTGCGGGCTGTCGGCCGAGTTCTCGGGCCCGCGCGTGCTCGGGGACGCCCGGCATGCCGTGCTGGGCTGGTCGCAGGCGCTGGATGAAGACCGCACGGCCGAGCACACAGACGCGGCCGAGGCGTGGACGATCGCGATCGACGTCGCCCGTAAGGTCATGTCGCTTGAGGTGGAAGCGGAATTGGCCCGCGCGGCGACGCTGCCGGGGATCCGCGTTGCTGAGCTGCTCGCCGCGCTCGACGCCACCGCCGGTGAGCCCCGTGTGCTGGTCCAGGAGAACGGACTGCAGGACATGTGGTCCTACTGCTTCCCCTTCCACGCCGGTGGCGGGTCCATCGTGCCGTCGGAGCAGACCCCCTTGGGCTTCGGAGCGGCCGCGGCCATTGGGGTCAAACGAGCCGCCCCGGACCACGAGGTCACCGCGTTCATCGGGGACGGAGCGTTCCTCGCGGCCCGCGCGGATATCGCCGCCGCGGCTCCGGCCCACGGCGGCGTTCTGTATGTGGTGCTGTGCAACGGCGGCTACGGCTGGCTGGACGCCCAACGCGCCCGCCTCGGCCTCGATGGCGAACGCCATCCCTTCATCCGCCCGGGCGCGCCGCCGCCTGCGCTGGACGGGCCGGACCATCACTATCGAGTGCTGCGCGACAAGTCCGTGCTGACCGAGGAGATTCTTGCCGCGCGACGGTTCTGCGCGCAGGGAGGCACGGCCGTGCTCATGGTGCCGGTCGCCCCCGACGACATCTGCCCGCCCCTGCGCGATGCCGAGGCGGTTCCGCAGTGA
- a CDS encoding condensation domain-containing protein — protein MHHLPEPTPPPASVTRSGPLTWIQQWHWFERTIPAPRRVNPTPLADHCHVPPTATLADVHAALASLTVRHEALRTTIDSLWPVQHVHRADWAPLPVDIVDIPAVDAATLEVATAALAACPIDPERTSPWRARVLLEAGRPRAVLLAAHHVLIDGWGLAELINQLHAQLRGDHAPAETSTHPLDTLAGQNLERARAAEREWLMRFETNPTGVLAPFGGTADGNGRHRLQHRSVAAYDDLDRVARHYRASPEAVVLAALAHDVATRTGEHRFLASVVVSNRTRAALRSSIGVRALTVPVQIDLRPGAEFGEVVASVVDACVAAYRHGQWRPAELVAAQARMDRRRGVVSVPTIEYNCYAWPRDYLVPVPHTPPDGSATWINSAPDEPCETLYVDFSRDGGVVTLDVTVGDHLLDAGQAAALPARLCGLLRALADGSACPVPARALAPAASGWWRAPQGWVCLAKVEDVLRGHPGVLDVTVATSGDTPGEGDEPPHLVAHTRTAPYVTAADLHRYVLDHLGEVPGVLAPGRYVLIPASSLEAGRPSDRSRTANASRGTPRVPSRPPTTGPEWALATAVAAVGPRSPAIRSFDGPNAVDMNRSLADHGVTLVAIPSLLALLHQSGFTGIASDEMIGTASLGHLAAALEPILPCAHRGGETSP, from the coding sequence GTGCACCATCTGCCGGAACCGACCCCGCCCCCCGCCTCCGTCACCCGCAGCGGGCCGCTGACATGGATCCAGCAGTGGCACTGGTTCGAGCGCACCATTCCCGCACCACGGCGCGTGAACCCGACACCGCTCGCCGACCACTGCCACGTCCCGCCCACCGCGACCCTGGCCGACGTCCACGCGGCGCTCGCCTCCCTCACCGTCCGCCACGAGGCACTGCGCACGACCATCGACTCGCTCTGGCCGGTCCAACACGTCCACCGCGCGGACTGGGCCCCGCTGCCGGTCGACATCGTCGACATCCCCGCCGTCGATGCCGCCACCCTGGAGGTCGCCACGGCAGCGCTCGCCGCCTGCCCGATAGATCCCGAGCGAACTTCGCCCTGGCGCGCCAGAGTGCTGCTGGAGGCAGGAAGGCCCCGTGCGGTCCTGTTGGCCGCCCACCACGTGCTCATCGACGGCTGGGGGCTGGCAGAACTGATCAACCAACTGCACGCTCAACTGCGCGGCGACCACGCACCGGCGGAGACGTCCACGCACCCGCTCGACACCCTCGCCGGCCAGAACCTGGAACGCGCCCGTGCGGCGGAGCGCGAGTGGCTCATGCGTTTCGAGACCAACCCGACCGGCGTGCTGGCCCCATTCGGCGGGACCGCCGACGGCAACGGGCGCCACCGCCTCCAGCACCGCTCGGTGGCCGCGTACGACGACCTCGACCGCGTCGCCCGGCACTACCGGGCCAGCCCGGAGGCCGTGGTGCTCGCGGCCTTGGCCCACGACGTCGCCACCCGCACCGGCGAACACCGCTTCCTCGCCTCCGTCGTGGTCTCCAACCGGACCCGAGCCGCGCTGCGCAGCAGCATCGGGGTGCGGGCCCTGACAGTTCCGGTACAGATCGATCTCCGGCCGGGCGCGGAGTTCGGCGAGGTGGTCGCCTCCGTCGTCGACGCCTGCGTCGCCGCCTACCGGCACGGTCAGTGGCGGCCCGCAGAGCTGGTCGCCGCCCAGGCCCGCATGGACCGCCGCCGCGGCGTCGTGAGCGTACCGACCATCGAGTACAACTGTTATGCGTGGCCACGCGATTACCTTGTTCCCGTGCCGCACACTCCGCCGGACGGGTCCGCCACCTGGATCAACAGCGCGCCCGACGAGCCCTGCGAGACGCTGTACGTCGACTTCAGCCGCGATGGGGGAGTGGTCACCCTCGATGTCACCGTTGGGGACCACCTCCTCGACGCCGGGCAGGCCGCAGCTCTGCCCGCCCGACTGTGTGGTCTCCTGCGCGCGCTCGCCGACGGTAGCGCGTGCCCGGTCCCGGCACGCGCGCTCGCACCTGCGGCCTCGGGATGGTGGCGCGCCCCGCAGGGATGGGTGTGCCTGGCCAAGGTCGAAGATGTGTTGCGCGGCCACCCCGGAGTGCTCGACGTGACGGTGGCCACCAGCGGGGACACCCCGGGGGAAGGCGACGAGCCACCGCATCTCGTCGCGCACACGCGCACCGCCCCCTACGTCACCGCCGCCGACCTGCACCGCTACGTCCTGGACCACCTCGGGGAAGTGCCCGGTGTCCTGGCTCCCGGCCGCTATGTCCTGATCCCGGCCAGCAGCCTCGAAGCCGGTCGGCCGTCTGATCGGTCCCGCACCGCCAATGCCAGCAGGGGAACCCCGCGGGTCCCGTCGCGCCCGCCCACGACGGGGCCCGAATGGGCCCTCGCCACCGCTGTGGCCGCAGTCGGACCCCGCAGTCCGGCGATCCGCTCGTTCGACGGCCCCAACGCGGTGGACATGAACCGTAGTCTCGCCGACCACGGCGTCACCCTGGTCGCCATCCCCAGTCTCCTGGCACTACTCCACCAGTCCGGCTTCACCGGGATCGCGTCGGACGAAATGATCGGAACGGCCTCGCTCGGCCACCTCGCCGCAGCCCTGGAGCCCATACTGCCCTGCGCCCACCGTGGAGGAGAAACCTCACCATGA
- the fabF gene encoding beta-ketoacyl-ACP synthase II, translated as MVTGYGAVTPLGHSVDETWTAMLAGRSAIATVETVDVTDLDVRIGGQVRGFTPGRYMPPTVSRRADPYAQYALAAALEACEHAGLVVDDRLAPRVAVVIGSGYGPVGSIYRAANTLRDKGPRAISPFAQVTTAMDSAACEISMRLGTQGPSRAQSTACASGADAVGAGMRMISHGEADVVLVGGADACVTAVDLAGSGNARALSRRNDDPTAACRPFDAHRDGFVMSEGAAVLVLEAAEVADRRGATALAELTGYGASSDAHHWTAPHPQGRGACLAVEAALRDAGITGEDVDYVNAHGTGTLLNDATETAVLHKALGDRVTRIPVSSTKSMTGHMIGAAGAVELVASIQALRTGDVPPTINCDEPIDPDINFVPHHTQHHEGLRTALSNSFGFGGHNAALVVRAV; from the coding sequence ATGGTCACCGGGTACGGGGCGGTGACGCCGCTGGGCCACAGCGTCGACGAGACGTGGACGGCGATGCTGGCCGGGCGCAGCGCCATCGCCACTGTCGAGACGGTGGATGTGACCGACCTCGACGTGCGCATCGGCGGCCAGGTCCGCGGCTTCACCCCCGGCCGCTACATGCCCCCGACGGTCAGTCGGCGCGCCGACCCGTACGCGCAGTATGCCCTGGCCGCGGCGCTGGAGGCGTGCGAGCACGCCGGGCTCGTCGTCGATGACCGCCTGGCGCCGCGGGTCGCGGTAGTCATCGGCAGTGGCTACGGCCCGGTGGGGTCGATCTACCGTGCCGCGAACACCCTGCGTGACAAAGGACCACGGGCCATCAGCCCCTTTGCGCAGGTCACGACCGCTATGGACAGCGCTGCCTGCGAGATCAGCATGCGACTGGGTACTCAGGGGCCCAGCCGTGCCCAGAGCACGGCGTGCGCCAGCGGCGCCGACGCGGTGGGCGCGGGGATGCGCATGATCAGCCATGGGGAGGCGGACGTCGTCCTGGTCGGCGGCGCAGACGCGTGTGTCACCGCCGTCGACCTCGCGGGCAGCGGCAACGCCCGCGCGCTGTCCCGACGCAACGACGACCCGACCGCGGCGTGCCGGCCGTTCGACGCGCACCGCGACGGGTTCGTGATGAGTGAGGGAGCCGCCGTGCTGGTGCTGGAGGCCGCAGAGGTGGCCGACAGGCGAGGGGCGACGGCTCTGGCCGAACTCACGGGCTACGGAGCGAGTTCCGACGCTCATCACTGGACCGCCCCGCATCCGCAGGGACGGGGCGCGTGCCTCGCCGTCGAGGCAGCGCTGCGCGACGCGGGGATCACGGGGGAGGACGTGGACTACGTCAACGCGCACGGCACCGGAACGCTCCTGAACGATGCCACCGAAACAGCCGTCCTGCACAAGGCCCTTGGCGACCGGGTCACCCGGATCCCGGTCAGCTCCACCAAGTCCATGACCGGGCACATGATCGGGGCTGCCGGAGCAGTCGAGCTCGTGGCGTCGATCCAGGCCCTGCGCACGGGTGACGTCCCGCCAACCATCAACTGCGACGAGCCGATCGACCCGGACATCAACTTCGTACCGCACCACACGCAGCACCACGAGGGCCTACGGACAGCCCTCAGTAACTCGTTCGGTTTCGGCGGCCACAACGCCGCTCTCGTGGTCCGAGCCGTATGA